The following DNA comes from Halorhabdus tiamatea SARL4B.
CGAGATCAACGCGTCGATCGCGCTCGCGGTCGGCCAACTCGCCCCAGAGACGCGGACGATCACGTTCGTCGAAGACGCGACGCTGGCCGATTATCACCGGTACGCCGGGGCCGATCAGGTCTTCACCCCACGCCACCTGATCGGCGAGAGTCTCGCCCAGAAGGCCACGACGACCGTCACCGACGACGTCACCGACGCCGTCGAGATCGGTGACGACCTCGAGATCGTCGAGATCCCGATCGAAGCGGGTAGCGACCTCGTCGGGACCACTATCCGGGAGAGCCACATTCGCGAGCGAACCGGGGCCAACGTCATCGGCGCGTGGTTCCGCGGCCAGTTCGTGAGTTCGCCCTCACCCGACGATCGCATCGACGCCAGGACAGTCCTGCTGGTCGCCGGCCGTGAGGCACAACTCCACCGCTTTCAGGAACTCGCCCGCGCGGAGGCACGCCGACAGCGGCGTGGCCCCGTCCTCATCTGCGGGTACGGCGAAGTGGGATCGACAGTCAAACAGCAGGTCGTCAAAGCGGGGTTGCCGGTGACGGTCATCGACCTCGTCGAGAAGCCAGGGGTCGACGTCGTCGGCGATGCGACCGACCCCGAGACGTTAAAAGAGGCCAACATCGACGAGGCGAGTTCGGTCGTCCTGGCGCTGCCCGAGGACACCACGGCGGTGTTCGCGTCGCTGGTCGTCCGCCAGCTCCAGCCCGACGTCGAAGTGATCGTCCGGGCCAACGAGACGGGCAACGTCCAGAAGCTCTATCGCGCCGGGGCCGATTACGTCCTCGCGCTGGCGACCGTCAGCGGCCGGATGCTCGCCGCGACGATCTTCGGCGAGGACGTCATCACCTTCGATCAGGGCGTCGAAGTCGTCCGACTCCCTGTCGGGGCCCTCGCCGGCCGGACGATCGCCTCGGCGGACGTCAGAGCCAAAACCGGGTGTACGGTCATCGCGATCCAGCGAGACGGCGAACTGATCGTCGACTTCGATCCGACATTTTCCTTCCAGTCGGGCGACGAAGTGATCGTGACCGGACCGGACGACCGCGTCAACGCGTTCGCGGCGTTACTCGAGTGAGACTCGTCTGCAAACGTCTTCGCGACGGTCACTCCGGGGTTTCCCGGT
Coding sequences within:
- a CDS encoding potassium channel family protein, whose amino-acid sequence is MSRLRRVHYYLGAFAAVTVLYTIAYGAGMAVFEGASRTLTESLLVVVQSFTTTGYGEDATAWTTPQMRLLAIAMQVTGVFFVFMALPLFIAPWIEQRLTTTVPSSVDEIDDHVVICGYTPRTEMLIDELRMLEAAYVVIEPDRDAATDYYEEGITVVHGDPESTDSLAAAGIESARALVADVDDEINASIALAVGQLAPETRTITFVEDATLADYHRYAGADQVFTPRHLIGESLAQKATTTVTDDVTDAVEIGDDLEIVEIPIEAGSDLVGTTIRESHIRERTGANVIGAWFRGQFVSSPSPDDRIDARTVLLVAGREAQLHRFQELARAEARRQRRGPVLICGYGEVGSTVKQQVVKAGLPVTVIDLVEKPGVDVVGDATDPETLKEANIDEASSVVLALPEDTTAVFASLVVRQLQPDVEVIVRANETGNVQKLYRAGADYVLALATVSGRMLAATIFGEDVITFDQGVEVVRLPVGALAGRTIASADVRAKTGCTVIAIQRDGELIVDFDPTFSFQSGDEVIVTGPDDRVNAFAALLE